The Streptomyces rubrogriseus genomic sequence GCCCCATGAGGCTCAGCACGCTCTCGAGCGGGCCGCCGGTGGCGTTGCGGTAGTAGGTCCGCGCCCAGGTCTCCGCACCCCGGGCCAGGACACAGGTCTGCGCCTCGACGCCTGCGGGGGAGGTGAGTTCGGGGCCGCAGCGCGCGGCCAGCGCCGGGCCGGGCGGCAGCGGCGAACGGGCGGGGGCGGCCCCCTCCGTGGCCGGGACCGCGGACGCCTTGCCGTCACCGCCCCGGGCGAGGAGCGGGACCGTCACCGCGGACTCCCCGTCCGTGTCGTCGCCGGGAGGCCCCGCGGACGCCACCGCGAACGGCAGTACGACCGCGCACACCACGATCCCCGCGAGCCCGTACAGACGGATCCGCCGTCGGTCCGGCCCACCGCGGCACGTCCCGGCGCGCTGCGGTCCGACGGCGCGGTGCTCCCCTGCATGAAGCGGCATGGGGCGGACGATAACGACCGAGGGCGGGCGCGGACCCGGCGCGCGCCGGGCACCCCTACAACTCGGGCGCGCTCACACCCGTACGAGTGAGGGCGTCGACCACCGCGTCCACCACGGCCTCCACGTCGGGCACCCAGGGCGAGGCGGAGCCGGGCAGCGGCGCCCGCTCCCAGCGGACGGTGCCGGTGCCGGTCTCGGACGGGGGCAGCGCGAGGTAGCCGCCCTCGCCGTGGAAGCGCAGGGAGCCGGGGACGAAGTCCTTGGCGTAGAGCAGCTCCCCCAGCTGCTCCATGGAGTAGGGCTTCACCAGCAGCGCCCAGCGCGCGGGCGAGGCGACGACCGGGCCGAGCCGGAGCCCGGCGCGGTCGAGCGCGGCGAGGGCGTGGGCGGCCGAGCAGGGCGGGCAGGGAGACTGCGCACGGGGCGCCGCCCCCGGTGGCCAGCACGATCGGCGCGGCCGGCCGGTTGGCCCACCACCAGCGCACCATGCGCGCGTCGGTGGTCGCCGCGAGGAGGCCGGGGTCGAAGGGATGAGCGCCCGGCACCGGGCACTCGGGGTCGGGGCAGCCGCAGCGCGACCGCGACCGCGGGTCCGCCACCGCGCCCGGGAGTACGGGCCACTGCCATTGTGTCGCGTAGGTCAGGGCCGCGCCGATCAGCTCAGGCTGCCCGTCGTCGTGCTGGGACAGGAGCCTGCGTCGCCTTCCGAGGATCTCGCGCATGAGCGCTCGTTCCTTTCCGTTGCACGCCTGGCAACACCGTGGTCACTTCACACCATGTGTCGATCACTTCGCTGTGCGTTGCTGGTGGCGCATCACACCCCTGCCGAGGGGCGCTCCCACGAGGAACACCTCCGCCAAGGGCAAGGGAAACCCCTGTGGGTCGAGCACGGTCGAGCACTGACTTCGTCCGTGACGGTACCGGCCACCGCGTCTGGCAGAAGCAAGGGCGTGGCGCGGGGGTGGCGAAGTCTGGCGTTTTGCCGTCGCGCGTATTTCTCTTCGCCTCCGCCACGGGAGGATGGGGCACGGTCGTCGGTGGATAGGACGCCCGGGTCCGTCGCCGGGTTCCAGGTGGCCCCCAACCACCCCCGGCCTTCTCCGAGTACGTACCCATCACGACCGCTGTGACGCTCCGTGAAGCACCCCCAGTCGACCGCAACAAGGCGTCCTCCGGGGCAGTTTCAAGCCAATTTCGCTTTTCCGCAAGGGGTCGAGAAGGAGGCCGCTCACACCTCATGGACACCAGGAATCCCGGCAGGACAATGCTGGACATCCCCTTACGAGTGCGTGTACATGTGGAGACACTGCTGGCGGCGCAGAATGACATGGGGGTTTGCGATGCTTTTGAGCAGTAAGCGCCGGTCGGGAGGCCGGACGCCATGAACGCCCCGCACCCTGCGAAAGTGGCCGGAATCGATTCAACGGTCCCGTCCCCCGCACACACTGTCGCGCCCGCCGCCGCGGGCACCTCCCCGGCGGCCGAGTCCCGCCCGGCGGACGCCGCAGCCGTCACGGACGCCTCGGGCACCCCTTGTGCCCCAGGTGCCCTGCTCCAGGACCGGCTCGCCGGCTGGGTCTCGGACCTCACGACCCTGCACGAACTGACCGAACGCCTGGTCCGCACGGGCACCCTCGCCGACGGCCTCCAGGAAGTGCTGCGCGCCGGATCCGCCCTGGTCGGCGCCCGCCGCGGGCTCGTCGTGCTGGAACCGGCCGACGGCCTCGGCCCCTACACCACCGTCGGCCTCGGACTCGCCCGCGCCGATCTCGGCCACATCGAGACCGTGCCCCGAAGTGCCCTGCCCCACGGGCGGATTCTGGACGGACCGCCCCTCGCCGAGGACGGCATCGCCGAACCCGACCTGCTCGCCGAGAAGACCCTCGACCCCCGCCACCGCGAGGTCGCCGCCCGCCTCGGCTACGCCGCCAGCTACGCCCTCCCCCTGTCCGCCGAGGGCACCCCGCGCCTCGGCGCCGCCGTCTGGCTCTACGACGAGCCCGCCGAACCGGGAGAACGGCAGCGTCACCTCGCCGGCCTGTACGTCCGCTACGCCGCCCCGCACCTGGCACGCCTCCTGGAGGTCGAGCGCACCCGCACGTCCATGGCGACGATGGCCGAGGAACTGCTGCCCTCCCGGCTGCCCCGGGTGCCCGGCGTGCAGCTCGCCGCCCGGCACCGCACCGGTCCGACCGGCGGAGGCGACTGGTACGACGCGCTGCCGCTGCCCGACGCGGCGCTCGGCCTCTCCGTCGGGTCCGTCACCGGGTCGGGGCCCAGCGCGGTCGCGGCGATGGGCCGGCTGCGCGCCTCGCTGCGGGCGTACGCCGTGATGGAGGGCGAGGACCCGGTCGCCGTCCTGTCCGACCTGGAGCTGCTGCTGCGGCTCACCGAGCCGGCCCGCTCGGCCACCGCGCTGTTCGGCTACTGCGAGCCCGCGCTGCGCCGGATCACCCTGGCCGGCGCCGGGCACAGCCCGCCCCTGCTGATCGGGGAGCGGCGCACCGAGTTCGTCGAGACCTCCCTCTCCGCGCCGCTCGGCATGCTCGCCTGCTGGGAGGCGCCCAGCGTGGAGCTCCAGACCGAACCCGGAGAGACGGTTCTGCTCTACACCGACGGGCTGCTGCACCGCACCGGCGACCCGGCCGACCGCGCCTTCGCCCGGCTGCACGCCGCGGCGGCCGGCGTCTCCCGGGCCGCCCGGCAGGACCCGGACGCGGTCGTCGAGCACGTGCTGCGCACGGTGCTGCCCGACGGGAAGGCGGAGGCGGACTCCGAGGAGGACGTCGTCCTGCTGGCCGTCAGGTTCGAATAGCGGACACTGACGCCCCGCATGCCGCGCATAACGGACGGTAGCGCACGGGGCGTAACAGGTCCTTCGGCCCTGGGCCCCCTTCCGTACGACCGTACGATGGGGGGTGGTCCAGTGCCGTATCGAGGAGGATGACCGTGGCGGAGGAGCTCACACCGGAGAATCCGGCGATCCCGGAGACCCCGGAGGAGACCGAGGAGCCCATCAAGCAGCGCAAGAACGGCCTGTACCCGGGCGTGTCCGACGAGCTGGCCGAGAACATGAAGTCCGGCTGGGCCGACACCGAGCTGCACGGCCTGGAGCCCATCGCCCAGGCCGCCGAGACCGCCGCCCGCCGCGCCGCCCTGTCCGCCCGCTTCCCCGGCGAGCGCCTGGTGATCCCCGCGGGCAACCTGAAGACCCGCTCCAACGACACGGAGTACTCCTTCCGCGCCTCGGTCGAGTACGCGTACCTGACCGGCAACCAGACCGAGGACGGCGTCCTGGTCCTGGAGCCCGAGGGCGACGGCCACACCGCGACGATCTACCTGCTGCCGCGCTCGGACCGGGAGAACGGCGAGTTCTGGCTGGACGGGCAGGGCGAGCTGTGGGTCGGCCGCCGCCACTCCCTGGCCGAGGCCGGAGAGCTGTACGGGATCCCCGCCTCCGACGTCCGGGAGCTGGCCGACAGCCTGCGCGAGGCCACCGGCCCCGTGCGTGTCGTGCGCGGCTTCGACGCCGGGATCGAGGCGGCCCTGACCGACAAGGTCACCGCCGAGCGGGACGAGGAGCTGCGCGTCTTCCTGTCCGAGGCCCGACTGGTCAAGGACGAGTTCGAGATCGGTGAGCTGCAGAAGGCCGTCGACTCCACCGTGCGCGGCTTCGAGGACGTCGTGAAGGTCCTCGACCGGGCCGAGGCGACCAGCGAGCGCTACATCGAGGGCACCTTCTTCCTCCGCGCACGCGTGGAGGGCAATGACATCGGCTACGGCTCCATCTGCGCCGCGGGCCCGCACGCCTGCACCCTGCACTGGGTCCGCAACGACGGCCCGGTCCGCTCCGGCGACCTGCTGCTGCTCGACGCGGGCGTGGAGACGCACACGTACTACACCGCCGACGTGACGCGCACGCTGCCGATCAGCGGCACGTACAGCGAGCTGCAGAAGAAGATCTACGACGCCGTGTACGACGCCCAGGAGGCCGGCATCGCGGCGGTGAAGCCGGGCGCCAAGTACCGCGACTTCCACGACGCGTCCCAGCGCGTGCTGGCCGAGCGGCTCGTCGAGTGGGGCCTGGTCGAGGGCCCCGTCGAGCGCGTCCTCGAGCTGGGCCTGCAGCGCCGCTGGACGCTGCACGGCACCGGCCACATGCTCGGCATGGACGTCCACGACTGCGCCGCCGCGCGCGTCGAGTCGTACGTCGACGGCACGCTGGAGCCCGGCATGGTGCTCACCGTCGAGCCGGGCCTGTACTTCCAGGCCGACGACCTGACCGTGCCCGAGGAGTACCGGGGCATCGGCGTGCGCATCGAGGACGACATCCTCGTCACCGCCGACGGCAACCGGAACCTGTCCGCCGGGCTGCCGCGCCGGTCGGACGAGGTCGAGGAGTGGATGGCAGCGCTGAAGGGCTGACCGGCGCCCACCGTACGACGGCCGGGCACCCGCGCGGGTGCCCGGCCGTCGGTGTGTCCGGGCCCTGCCGTCACACCGCCACCAGCGGGGCGTTCTCGCGCCACTTGAGGACCTTGTCGAAGCTCACGACGGCACCGGTCCGCCCCGGCGCACTGCCGATGTGGACGTGGTCGGCGAGCTCCCGGATGAGGCACAGGCCGCGACCGCTCTCCGCCTCCGGGGACGCCGGGCGACTCGCACCGTGCGGCCCGCCCGGGGCGGGGGCGGGAAAACCGGGGCCCGCGTCGGCGACCTCGATCCGGCACCGCTCGCCGTCCAGGTAGGCCGTGACCCGGTACGCCTCGCCGGGGCCGCCGGAGCCGTCGTCCCCGCCGTGCTCGACGGCGTTCGCGCAGGCCTCGCTCAGGGCGACGGAGAGGTCGAAGGAGATGTCCGGGTCCACGCCCGCGGTCTCCATGGTGCCGATCAGCAGGCGGCGGGCCAGGGGCACGCTCGCAGCCTCGCGCCGCAAATGGAGTGACCACCAGATGCTCATGCTCCAGCCTCCCGGCCGCGGCTCGACATACCGATACGTATTGCCCCTTACGGCGTGGCGTAAGCCCGCCGCACCCGTGACACCGCTCATCTGGCGGATGCGTCGCCGCCGCCGACCGGTGTATGCGGGGAGGCTCGGAACAGAATGTGACCTTCCGCGCCTGTCCCCGCTTTCCGGTCGTACGGCACCTTGCGGACCTGCCGTACGGCGTGCGGGTCGTGAGTGCGATGATGAGCCCGCCATGACTGCCCCCCACCCGCCAACGGCGCGCTCCGGGAACGATCTCCGGATCCTGCGGGCCGCGGTGTTCGCCGCGGTCTGCGTCGTGCTGGCCGCGGCGGGGCACACCCTCGCCTCCTGTGCCACCGTTCCGCTGTGGTCGCTGGGCGCGGGGTTCCTCGGGGTGGTCCTGGTCGCCGCGCCGCTCGCCGGCCGCCGGCGCTCGCTGCCCGGCATCGCGGTACTGCTCACCGTCGGACAGACCGCGCTGCACACCCTGTTCGGCCTGGGCCAGCACGGCACCGCCGCGGCCACTGCCGCCACTGCGTCCGGTACGGCCGCCGGGTCCGGCGGCGGGGCGGGCGCGCTGTCCGACGCCTCCCTGGTCCAGCAGGCCGCACGGCTGGTCTGCGGGACCACCGCGGCGGCCATCAGCCCGACCCAGGCGCAGCGGATCCTCACCGACGCGCGGATCACGCCGGACGTCCACACGGGCGCGGGCGCGGCGCAGCATTCCGCCGACGCCCTGTCCAGCGCGGGGGCCTCCGCCGCACTGCTGCCGTCCCTGCCGATGCTGCTCGTCCACGTCCTCGCCGCCCTGGCCGCCGGCTGGCTGCTGCGGCGCGGCGACCTGGCCGTGGCCCGGCTCGTCGAACTGTCGGCGCACTCGGCCCAGTCCATGGCCGAAGCGGCCTTCGTACGCGCCCTGCGCGCGGCACTGTCCCTGGTGCGCGCCCTGCACGCAGGCCTGGCCGGCGCCCCCGGCACGGGTCCGCGTCCGCCGCGTCCCGGACTGTGGGTGCCGCCCCGGCCCCGCACCACCGCGCTCCAGCACACCGTCATCAGGCGCGGCCCGCCGAGTGACGCGTTCGCCCTCGCCGCCTGACACGACGCGACCGCCGTCCCGCTTCGGGAGGGGCCGCCGTCGTGCGGCACGCGCGCGTGCGCGCATTCCTCCCGTCACCCGGCACCGGCCCAGCACCGGTGTCCCCACGAAGCGGAGTACCCCTTCCATGAAGGCTTCCCGTATCGCCGCCGTCGGCGCCGTGTCCGGCATCGCCGTCCTCGCCCTGTCCGCCCCCGCCTTCGCGCACGTCGGCGTGCAGCCGGAGGGCGTGGCCGCCAAGGGCGGCTACGCGGTCGTCGACTTCAAGGTCCCCAACGAGCGCGACAACGCCTCCACCACCAAGCTGGAGGTCAACTTCCCCACCGACCACCCGCTGGCGTCCGTCATGCCGCAGCCGGTCCCCGGCTGGAAGGCCGAGGTCACCAAGGCCAAGCCGGCCAAGCCACTGGAGTCGCACGGCAAGCAGATCACCGAGGTCGTCACCAAGGTGACCTGGACCGCCGACGGCAAGGGTGTCGAGCCGGGCTACTTCCAGAAGTTCCCGGTCTCCATCGGCGCGCTGCCCGAGGACGCCGACCAGCTGGTGTTCAAGGCGATCCAGACGTACTCCAACAAGGAGGTCGTGCGCTGGATCGAGGTGCCGCAGGAGGGCCAGGACGAGCCCGACACCCCGGCTCCCGTGCTCAAGCTGTCCGCCGCCGAGGACGACGCCCACGGCGCGTCGGGCTCCTCGGACGCCAAGGCCGAGGACACCGGGGCGGACGCGCAGAACACCGCCGCCGACGCCTCGTCGTCGGACTCCGGCTCCGGTGACGGCAGTGACACCACCGCCCGGGTCCTCGGCATCGTCGGCATCGTCGTCGGTGCCGCGGGCGTCGCGTACGGCGTGCTGGCCGGCCGGCGGCGCAACTCCGGCGCGGCGGCCTAACAGCGCCGTGCCGGTGCGTCGGCGGGACCTCGCCGGCGCATCATCTCGTCCGGTGCGCGCCGGACTCCGTCCGTCGGTCCTCCGACGGGCCCCGGCGCGCACCGGAGCACCTCACATCTGGGACATTTTTCTATGCGCAAGAAGACGTTCGCCACGGCCGCCCTGCTCGCCGCCGCCTGCCTGACGCTGTCCGCCTGCGGCAGCGGCGCCGACAGCGACAAGCCCGTGACCGTGGTCTCCGAGGACAACAGCCAGCAGGCCGCCACCGTCCTCGACAAGCCGTTCGAGAAGCCCGACCTGGTCCTCACCGACACCCAGGGCAAGAAGTACGACCTCCGCGAGCAGACCGCCGGCAAGCCCACCCTGATCTACTTCGGCTACACCCACTGCCCCGACGTCTGCCCGCTGACCATGAACAACATCGCCGTGGCCAAGAAGCAGCTCTCCCAGGCGGAGCAGGACAAGCTCCGCGTTGTGTTCGTCAGCACCGACCCGGAGCGCGACACCCCGGCCGCGCTCGGCAAGTGGCTCAAGGGCATCGACCCGCAGATCGTCGGCCTCACCGGCGAGTTCGACACCATCCAGGCCGGCGCCCGCACGCTCGGCATCTCGATCGACCCGCCGACCAAGGACAAGGACGGCAAGATCGTCTCGACCCACGGCACCCAGGTCGTCGCCTTCTCCCCGAAGTCCGACGCGGGCTACGTCCTGTACGGCGAGGACGCCACGGTCGACGACTACACCAAGGACCTCCCCAAGCTCATCAAGGGGGAGAACCCGTGAGGCGGCCCGCGGGAGGTCCCGTGAGGCGGCCCGCGGGAGGTCCCGTGAAGCGGCCCGCGGGAGGTCCCGTGGGGCGGCGCCCCGCACTCGCCGCCGTAGCGGTGATCGGCGCCCTCGCACTCGCGGGGTGCGGCGGCTCGGACTCCGGCGCCGACTCCGCGTCCTCCGGCGCCGAACTCTCGGTCGACGCCGCCTACATACCGCAGCCGGTGTCCGACTCGATGGCGGCCGGGTTCCTCACGATCACCAACGAGGGCGACTCGGCCGACGAACTGACCTCCGTCACCAGCGAGGCCGGCGAGGTCACCGTGCACGAGACCGTCGACGGGACCATGAAGGAGGTCGACCGCCTCGAGGTCCCCGCGCACGGTCAACTCGTGTTCAAGAGCGGCGGGAACCACCTGATGTTCGAGAAGCTGAAGCAACAGCCGAAGCAGGGACAGTCCGTCGCCGTCGAACTGCACTTCGCCCACGCCGACCCCGTCACGGTCAAGCTGCCCGTGAAGGCGGCCACCTACCAGCCCGCCACCGGACACTCCGGGCACTCCGAAGACTCCGGACACTGAGGGAGGGACCACCTTGACGCAGACCATCGCCCCGCGCCTGCGGACCCTGGTGCTGCTGCTCGTGGCCGCGGCCTGCGCGCTGCTGGCCGGCGCCGGACCGGCCTCCGCACACGCCGCGCTGACCGGCA encodes the following:
- a CDS encoding PP2C family protein-serine/threonine phosphatase, yielding MNAPHPAKVAGIDSTVPSPAHTVAPAAAGTSPAAESRPADAAAVTDASGTPCAPGALLQDRLAGWVSDLTTLHELTERLVRTGTLADGLQEVLRAGSALVGARRGLVVLEPADGLGPYTTVGLGLARADLGHIETVPRSALPHGRILDGPPLAEDGIAEPDLLAEKTLDPRHREVAARLGYAASYALPLSAEGTPRLGAAVWLYDEPAEPGERQRHLAGLYVRYAAPHLARLLEVERTRTSMATMAEELLPSRLPRVPGVQLAARHRTGPTGGGDWYDALPLPDAALGLSVGSVTGSGPSAVAAMGRLRASLRAYAVMEGEDPVAVLSDLELLLRLTEPARSATALFGYCEPALRRITLAGAGHSPPLLIGERRTEFVETSLSAPLGMLACWEAPSVELQTEPGETVLLYTDGLLHRTGDPADRAFARLHAAAAGVSRAARQDPDAVVEHVLRTVLPDGKAEADSEEDVVLLAVRFE
- a CDS encoding aminopeptidase P family protein translates to MAEELTPENPAIPETPEETEEPIKQRKNGLYPGVSDELAENMKSGWADTELHGLEPIAQAAETAARRAALSARFPGERLVIPAGNLKTRSNDTEYSFRASVEYAYLTGNQTEDGVLVLEPEGDGHTATIYLLPRSDRENGEFWLDGQGELWVGRRHSLAEAGELYGIPASDVRELADSLREATGPVRVVRGFDAGIEAALTDKVTAERDEELRVFLSEARLVKDEFEIGELQKAVDSTVRGFEDVVKVLDRAEATSERYIEGTFFLRARVEGNDIGYGSICAAGPHACTLHWVRNDGPVRSGDLLLLDAGVETHTYYTADVTRTLPISGTYSELQKKIYDAVYDAQEAGIAAVKPGAKYRDFHDASQRVLAERLVEWGLVEGPVERVLELGLQRRWTLHGTGHMLGMDVHDCAAARVESYVDGTLEPGMVLTVEPGLYFQADDLTVPEEYRGIGVRIEDDILVTADGNRNLSAGLPRRSDEVEEWMAALKG
- a CDS encoding ATP-binding protein; amino-acid sequence: MSIWWSLHLRREAASVPLARRLLIGTMETAGVDPDISFDLSVALSEACANAVEHGGDDGSGGPGEAYRVTAYLDGERCRIEVADAGPGFPAPAPGGPHGASRPASPEAESGRGLCLIRELADHVHIGSAPGRTGAVVSFDKVLKWRENAPLVAV
- a CDS encoding YcnI family copper-binding membrane protein; this encodes MKASRIAAVGAVSGIAVLALSAPAFAHVGVQPEGVAAKGGYAVVDFKVPNERDNASTTKLEVNFPTDHPLASVMPQPVPGWKAEVTKAKPAKPLESHGKQITEVVTKVTWTADGKGVEPGYFQKFPVSIGALPEDADQLVFKAIQTYSNKEVVRWIEVPQEGQDEPDTPAPVLKLSAAEDDAHGASGSSDAKAEDTGADAQNTAADASSSDSGSGDGSDTTARVLGIVGIVVGAAGVAYGVLAGRRRNSGAAA
- a CDS encoding SCO family protein — its product is MRKKTFATAALLAAACLTLSACGSGADSDKPVTVVSEDNSQQAATVLDKPFEKPDLVLTDTQGKKYDLREQTAGKPTLIYFGYTHCPDVCPLTMNNIAVAKKQLSQAEQDKLRVVFVSTDPERDTPAALGKWLKGIDPQIVGLTGEFDTIQAGARTLGISIDPPTKDKDGKIVSTHGTQVVAFSPKSDAGYVLYGEDATVDDYTKDLPKLIKGENP
- a CDS encoding copper chaperone PCu(A)C, producing MGRRPALAAVAVIGALALAGCGGSDSGADSASSGAELSVDAAYIPQPVSDSMAAGFLTITNEGDSADELTSVTSEAGEVTVHETVDGTMKEVDRLEVPAHGQLVFKSGGNHLMFEKLKQQPKQGQSVAVELHFAHADPVTVKLPVKAATYQPATGHSGHSEDSGH